cattttgtttatcGTTGTATCCCTGGCCACCCCACCTGTTAGCAGATAGGTGGGGTACTTACTGACTGGATTAATGTGTGGGCAGACCACACTTATAAAGACAGTTTGCTGACACAGACAGTCAAAGACAGTAATGCAAGTGTATGAAACAAATAATACATAAaactgttttgggttttttgtggctttttatagcattttATCAAAATCTACAGTAGGTTTCACTAAATCCTTTTTACATGATACATTTAAATTCTTTCCTCCCTATCGCTGGCCTCCACACATACATATGAAAGAAGCCTACCTGCAAACATAACTGTGTCCATTCCAGTAAACTGTCACTGCTGGAGCCTATTCAAACTACCATAAAGCAAGAATCCATTCACAAtgtcaaaattatttttaaaaaaaatgccctGCACATTTCTCATTAGTgtgaccaaaaaaagaagagcatCATGTAGGTATATGATAAATGGCAAATGGATGAATGAAACGTCATAGTAAGAACATGTTATAATCTGAGTCACTCAtagtgtttcattttaaaatggacTCTGTCTTTGCTAAAGGAGACAAGGTCAAAGATGCCTTCGCCCACAGGAACGTCAGATCTCATTAGAGGAAGAGGGGGTGGTGGTGATGGCgatggtgtgtgtatgtgtttgggCATGACTCCACTTATAAAATCACATCCTAAGAAtacttactttaaaaaattagaaaaatccCAGTAAGTTAGGACTTAGTCTGAGCGAGTAGTGCTTATGATTATATAATGTACTGTGTCCTCTAAACTACTAGAAACAAGgcggagtgtgtgtctgtgtgttgtagACACTCTTGCAATATAAAACATAGTGAAGCATCAATCTGACACACTGTCACCCCTCCCTACTCTTTCCCCATTTTgccttaaaaatgaaaaagaagtcaAGTCTGTTAGGAGTGATGAGGGCAGAGCGAGGCCGATGATCTCTGAGGTTATCTGCTGAAATATGTGGAATCAGAAGTAATTTGAAATTCCTTGTGTCAGTTTTGAGGCCGTGATTTTGTccatatatttgtttgtttagaaGAGCGTGATTGTAAAGAGAAATAATTACCCTTTATGCACCTGGAACCCAGGTCTCCTCTTGTCAAACCAGCCAGTTTCCAATTAGTAGCAGAGAGCATTGTGCCACTATCCTGTGCCTGAAGACACAAAGGCAGGTCATACCACAGTGTTCTTGCTCTGCCATTCATTAGGCTGGGTCATGCAGCTGCTCTCAGGAAGTTTGAAATTACATTTGTGACCATCTCACATAACTCTACACAGTACTGTAATTCTCTTCAATTCTGAACCAACTGTGGTTATCCATAATTACTGGGCCACATGACAAGCTCTGCTTTATGCGCTATAACTAATATATATCACAGTCTGGGTTAAATTACCAAAATGGCCAGAGTGTGACCTTGCACACAGTAAATTGTGAAACATCCACTTGAAAGGAATGCGTCACAAACAGCTTTGTAATCCTTTGGGTATTTGCCTGGCAGCAGCGCTAGTTCCCGAGGCAGTACCTGGTGAGGACATACAGTCAGTTACATCATTTCATTTACTTCTAAAGAAAACATAACTATGTAAAAATCTCTTTCGTTTCCTTGGTATCAAATTTGCTGATAGCACATATTTTGCaggtttctttacatttttccaaagactaacatagaaaaaaagaacCGACCTTATACATTAGAAagattttgttgtttgctgGGATAGTGAATATATTTGATGTACATATTTACAAAAATTCAAATAGATAAATTGACAGTGGAATACaatttttgtaacaaaaaataaataaaatacttaagTATAAGCAACAAGCATTAAGAATTTAAACAAGAATATGAAAACTAGGGGGAAAGAAGAGTTTTGATTATAGCTTGAATTTGCCACTATTCTTAGTGTATTTTTGGCCCTCTTTGGAAGCGACAGGACATAATGTAGCACCTTCTTGTGATTTAGCCTGCGGTGGGACGTGTATGTTTTGGTTTTCGTCCAATTACAGAAATGACATGTCAATAGTCTTACAACCTTACAATCCTGAAAGAAAATGTCTTCTGCACTTCACCATGACTCTGCAGCTGAACCTCCTGCTTGTTGAGAGTCGGACCCTTTGAATGGCAGCAGGAGTCATGCTGGCTGACAGAGGAATGTGCAGCAACAGTTCCAGACATGTCGAGCTAAACACAACCACATAGGCTTGTCCAGTGAGTGAGTTCGTACGGCACATTGCTCCAGTTTAACAATTAAAAAGAGCTGTGGTAAATGTGCTGGAACCTAATGGTTGTTTCCTATAACATTTACTACTTCACCAAGACGACTGCGTTTGTTTGATAGGTGAAATAGAAACAAATGTTGGTaccaaatatacaaaaacatcTTCTCTGCAGAATTTAATTCAAGTGGTCCATGTAAACTAGACTCCTGCACCTCCTCTGGGCTCTCTTTTCAGGCTTAAGAAAATCTAACTGCCATAGTCCCTGCgtcttgattttgattttttcctaGAAGATTCCCAGTTTTTGGATTATGTGCACTGATCTGTTTTTTTGTATGACATCAGCAATACAGCatctttttgtgtttatgtgtggttATCCGAGTCCTCCATTTTGGATACTTCTCCTGCTTGTCAGTCATCGGTCTATTTAAGATTGTAAGAGGAAAAAATACATGCCTAAAATGATATATTTCACCAACATGTGACACTGGACTGTTTTTAGCTGACTATAGCACATTTACCAGGTCATATAGACATGTACAGTATACTGATGGGGTaatgaaatatttctttattttatgccTTTTAGAGACCAACTTTAGCTTGTGAAGTTTTGGACTGTTTGCATTAGTATTCTTATCCTATGATACTATTTCAGGTTTAAATGGTCATTTGTATGTTGAGGCATTGCTGgtttaaatttaataaagtgGCTGACTGCCTTGAGTATGAAAAAATGATAAACAATATGATTAGAAAGTAGTTATTGTTCTATGTCTCGCTGTTGCAAAATGTGTCACAACGCCTGGTCATGGCAACAACAACACCATGGTGATTGAACTACCCCCCACCAGATGGCTGCTTCACAGCAAAACTTGCAATATAAAAACTGATCAGAGATTAAAGACCCCTTTTGCAGAATCCATAGGCCCCCATCTGCCCATTTATTAAGCCACAACCAAACCACGAAggatgggaggaaaaaaaaagaataatcttTGTACAAATTCAACATACAGTATTTGATCTCGAGGCTTGCAGATCTCATGCTGTTGTCCACAAAATTTCTTCCAAATGTTTGGCATTTAAGttgaacaaaatttaaaaaaatcaatctttgcctcttttttttaaacattggcTTCACTTAAGGTTTTCTTTGTTCAAGAATTCAGTTTATGAAatgatatttaaatatttttctgcattATACACAAAGTTTTAGCATTTTTTCCACCTAAAGCCCTAGCTCTCAAAGGCCAAGAGCCTTAGTATTTTATCAGTATCCCAATCAACTTTCTATCAAACCTTAATTTTTTTACTCCACACTCATGAAAAAATttactgtgtagccacatcaaTAATACAAGAATTGCTGCTCTTTTCAGGTTTGTTTAAATTGAGGTTAATATCTGACCAAGCAGTATTTAAACATCCAGATGAGACTCTGAAGCGAGTCAGAGGAGGGCTGCAAGACAAGGAGTGGGTTACAGTATGTTCAGCCTGGCGTGCACTGTGCAGAGGGAGACCTCTTGTGGCTTGAACGGTTGCTGACTCCAATAAGCCGGTGGTTGAAACAGCAACTGTGATCTAATTTACagatattcatttcatttctggcATCACAAAATTTAGTCAGGAACGCCATCTTCTGGCAAGTCTGTAGAATGAACAAAGGCTGActcaacaatataaaatttaatggtaacagcaaaaacaaattttgtattgacctttatttttttcttccaagtaCATTCATAAATAGCTGTACTGAAATCAGACTGAAGAGACTGCATGTGCAGATCCAGATGTAAAACATCAATCTGAAAGAAAAGCATGCTCCTTGCTTTTTCCAAATTTTGTATCTTTGCATTGTTTTGACAGGtatatttattttgctgtttaaaGGCTACAAATTTTAATTCATaatatcaaatatatatatcatcTCTCCGCACCTTTTTCCCTATTGTGGCCTATAAAGCCTGATTCCCACCTTGATGCCTCACAGTAAAATGTCCTAAGTAGTCACAGTGATGGTCCAAACATGCTAGAACCCAGGTTATCTTAGCTAGACAAGTAGAATTTTAATCTTAGGAGCATAAATAAAGGAGAAATAAAttgaatattaaatataaaattgaCCTTTGATCTTTGAAAAACTAAGAGCTGGTAAGACATCCCACaaagcaaaattggtatggcccggatctggcccacacaatgtgcttacacatggcccacatatcgcaaagaatgatggccctttggtggcccagatctggtttgctaGAGGTAATCCACACATAGGCCAGCCAGCACAaggcagacacactgctggctctgtgttggcccagaacagtttcagctctggccccatatgtcagcctaatgtgtaccttaatcaagccatgtaataacaacatgtgctggaacataatagtgcaaaagtaacatgacgaaactctgttcagacagggaatggactgattcttatatagcgctctTCAACTCTCCCaaattactcaaagtgctctatacaacatgccgcATTCACCGgatcacacactttctctaaacggagtactaaaataggaaaacaggaacataaatagtgacATCATTGCCacacctggcccacatctggttgacatacaccctgccagtcagtcagaagtgccaggtTGATGCAGGATTTGGGtaagacctgttttctatgagcgtgggccacataaaccaaaccataaTTGGGTCAGAAATGGCATGGCATCACATAAACAgggccatcattgccagacgtggcccatatctggatgacataccacttaccatgccagaagtcagccagcagtgctggTTTGagaccagatctgggccagacctgtctgctatgtgggaCAGTGTgtatccatacatatgcaataatactaagtgcaataatcctttctgtcatcgttgtatttttactcagttgtatatagtatttgtatttgtattctatttttatcttattgtatatttattttattttattctactgtatatagtattttattttattctattctgtacagttgtgtactgtatttattcttattgtattctaatttttgcctcataacttttgcacagggtggctgtagctcaggtggcagagcaggtcagccactaatcagaagatcggtggttcgatcccaggctgcatcctggctgcatgccaaatatccttgggcaagatactaaccccatgtttgcctactggtggtggtcaggtggcgcctgtgtctggcagcctcgcctgtcagtgcgccccagggcagctgtggctacaatgtagcttgctatcgccagtgtgtcaatgtgtgtgtgaatgggtgaatgactgaatgtagtgtaaagcgctttggggtcctatggactagaaaagcgctatacaaatgcaggccatttaccaattcATTATtgtcaggatgtcctaaaaaaaaaaatccctgaaagtcaatccaaaatgctgcagcaagagtactgacagggactagaaagagagagtatatttctcccatactgacttctcttcatcttctccctgttaaatccagaatttaaaCTTAGTTTTGATTATGGTAATCTTTTTAGAACAGATTTCTTCCTTCTACAGTATGCTGACTTCACAGGAGCCAGGCTGCAGTATCTGTAGTGTGACAATTAGTTTCACAGCTTTTCTAAACCAGGGGTAGAACATAGCATAAATCAAAGGGTTTAGACAGgagtttaaaagaaagaaatagaatACAATAGATGCAGAGGCACTATTGAGAAACTCGTCTCCAAAAAGCGAAACAATGTAATATGGGCAGAAACATATTAGAAACACAAGAACAAGAACACCCAGAGTCCTGGCTGCTTTTAACTCTGATTTCTTTGCTGTTAGAGTCACTGAGAGCTGTAGTGTGACAGCTGTAACCTGAGAGCGCATGGCACGGGCCTGAGACACAGCCACCACAAACACTCTCATATACAGAAATACAATCACAGTAACTGGAATTATAAAGGATAAAACAAGGTCAACAAATCCTGCAATGAATTCAACAAAAATTATACATTCTCCAAAGCAAGAATTATGCTTTCCTGGTTGACTTAGATCATCTCTTACAATCATATAGCAGTAGAAAACCGAGCAGAgccaacacagacaaacacaaagtttCACTCTTCTCTCTGTGATTCTGGTGGGGTAATGCAGAGGGTCACAAATAGCCACATAGCGGTCGACTGATATCAGCACCATATCGCCCACTGAGGCAGAGGTAACAACGAAGGATATATAATTATACAGAGAACATGTGAGCTGACCAAGAAACCAACACACTGTATTTCGCAGGATTTCTCCAGGCATAAACAGAAGGCCAATGAGAAAGTCAGCGGCAGCCAGAGAGAGGAGCAGGATGTTAGTGGGTGTGTGGAGCTGCCTAGAAAGATaggaaaatataattttaaaaaatcaacagAAAGAAACTATTCAAACAGGTATTACAAATCAGGTATAGACTTGTAAAGCCACagcagcaggtaaaaaaaagtgaaactctGCCTGAAGTGGGAGACTGCGATGATGACAAGCAGGTTGAGAGTCACAGTCAGCAGAGACATTGATGGCATCAGAATGTGAAAGAGCAAAACTTGTGATAGAGGAGTTGTAGGCTTCTTGCAGGAGGTGTTGAAGAGTTGTGGAAAGCAgagctctgctctgctctgggTATCCATcttcacagagctgcagagagctgcAGCATTGTGACCAGAATTAGTAATATCCCCACACCTTCTTTAAACTCCTCCCCTTATCATTCTCTCAGTGTCTGTTGGATACTGATGCCCCTCTTCCCTTCCCTTGGGCCaatatattaattaatttttgatCATAACCATATCTATCTCACTCTCTGCCTGTACTCATCCCTCTTTCTTCGAGTTTTTGCATGTGATCTCATCAGGATGTCATTCAAGAGCTCCCCATCATATTGGACGAGATAAATGGTAGTTTACATAGAAATTGCCACTATTTATTTTTCCCCTCACAATCATCATAGACAGaaagcaagttttttttttaatcactttcttGTTGTTTCAGATATAAGTACCCGAGAAAAAAACAATAGGCATTACATAAATAGTATAACAGTATAACAATTATGTTATTTAAAGTCGCTAGTATCTGTTTCAAACGGTATTTGACCATTTAAAAGTTTTATATTTATCCTTTcatagttttttctttctcatcttGTTCATCCACCTCTTCCATTTCTACTCTTGCCTGCTCATATCCATCTCATCCTTTCCCCCCTCAACTTAATCATCACTCCTGAACTGTAATTAGTGTTTTAACAAAAGAAATCCTCCAGGTTCAAACTTAATTTAATCTCTTTATTGTCGCAATTAAGTTATCATCATGCAACCCCCCATCCCTGGACAGATGACAAGAAATGGCTATGCAACAACATAACATTACAAGCTAGCTTGATGTTGTAAGTTTTAACATCCTAAAACTTTTTAAGTAATTTCCCTCTGATCAacagtttaattacattttcacatCATGAAAGTTTATTTGTGGAATGCGAATCTACACATGTTAGATCCACTGCAAAAAAAGTTTCAGTAACAGCCATAAATGGCAGCAAACAGGGGATAACAGCAGTGTCCCAAGAAAGGAATTTCTATTTAACTTTTAGTATATATATCATGTGTTATAGAACTAGTCaaggatttctttgttttaacatttttaaacattatttatcCAGAGGCACATCCTTTGATCCCATCAATATCAGAGGGGAAGATAATTCATAGCTCTGCAATGACTTGTTTTGTGCAGAGAGGAACCTCCTTGTCAACTCAGtttactgaaagaaaaaaagaagtcaagGCACATATTTAACAGCTTTTGGAGAGTAAAGTGATTAGAGAAAATTGCTATCCCTTTGCATCCTTAGTAGTATTAGTACTAGTTTTAGCTTATGCCAATGTTTCACAACCCTTCATTTTGAAGGTTGATGTTCATTACTGTTGTTTGGGTGCCCCGCTTTCACAGCAGTATTCAGATGATAGGGTGCGTTCTATAGCTTATGCTAGCTGACGATTAAAGCCCACTGAatgcaaaatgtcaaattaCAGCTCCAGGAAACTTGAGTTCCTAACTTTACAATGGGCGAAAAGTTCAGAGGATATATGCTGGTTCATAAATGTGGTCTTCACAAAGTTAACGATCCCTAGAGCTTTCAGACCACAGCAAACCTTGGAGCTTTTAAGCAATGCTGAGCTGCTCAAATATCCTCCTTTAACCTTTCAATTAAATATCATCCAGGTTGGGTCAGTGGTAATATGGATCCTCTCTCCTGCTATTGTCAGTCATCTGCCTCAATGGCACATATTGAGAGCTTGCTTTCTGGTACCCTTCTTCCAGATGCCTTAATTTGCAGCCAGATGGTGGTGCGCCAATACAGCAATTAGTACTCTCTCAGAGCCTTAGGGATAAGGTCTTATTTCACAATGAGTATGGTTACCAGGCGATTGACAGGACACCAatgtaaaaaacattttgagagGTGAAACTTGAGTCTTAGTAACGCCCCTTTTAAGCAGGGTTGggttcttcttttctctttactaGCACAGGTAGAAGAAAGTAGGGGTATTTTGTTTGAACTTGGAGCTGTGTGGGGATCCTTGGTGCAGAGCAGTGGTATGTTTGAAATTTTTGACATGTAGGAGAAGGCTTTATGGTTCACTCCCGTTAGATCGTCATAGTGGCCCCTCCCAACTCTTCTCATGATACCTgttagtagggctgggccatattataccattcacggtaataccggtataatgttaggcaacgataggaaaattaaatatcgcgatagaatatgagtacaacgcgcatgcgcagtgcctttgttttcatacacacatggctgattgttgagtgaaacagatgaaccagaattggtttgtaaaaatggtgcaacttcagtgatgtggaactggtttggtgtttgtccatcagatacacgacaaagcacatttttttgcagaacatgcaagcggccgtcgttattgttgtacagtggggcaaaaaagtatttagtcagccaccgattgtgcaagttcccccacttaaaatgatgacagaggtcagtaatttgcaccagaggtacacttcaactgtgagagacagaatgtgaaaaaaaaatccatgaatccacatggtaggatttgtaaagaatttattcgtaaatcagggtggaaaataagtatttggtcacctcaaacaaggaaaatctctggctctcacagacctgtaatgtcttctgtaagaagcttttctgtcccccactcgttacctgtatgaatggcacctgtttgaactcatcatctgtataaaagacacctgtccacagcctcaaacagtcagactccaaactccgccatggcaagatctcatcccgtggggtcagaatgatcatgagaacggtgagcaaagatcccagaaccacacggggggacctgaatgacctgcagagagctgggaccaaagtaacaaaggtcaccatcagtaacacactacaacggcagggaatcaaatcccgcagtgccagacgtgttccgctgctgaagccagtgcatgtccaggcccgtctgaagtttgccagagagcacatggatgatacagcagaggattgggagaatgtcatgtggtcaaatgaaaccaaagtagaacttcttggtataaactcaactcagcgacagccccaaaacatcactgctctcgagaagatctgcatggaggaatgggccaaaataccagctactgtgtgtgcaaacctggtaaagacctatagtaaacgtttgacctctgttattgccaacaaatgttatgttacaaagtattgagttgtatttttgttattgaccaaatacttattttccaccctgatttacgaataaattctttacaaatcctaccatgtggattcatggattttttttttcacattctgtctctcacagttgaagtgtacctctggtgcaacttactgacctctgtcattattttaggtgggggaacttgcacaatcggtggctgactaaatacttttttgccccactgtatttgccGGattaagatgctcttaaatctgggagtaatctgggtcctaaactccgtacgcttcaggtcaaacgaacactacagcatcactgagagttaaaaactgtctaaattctttcatctttaataaaacgatcagcattgctgctttagcaggtatgaagtttaacttccaggcatccatgaaaacaaaatttattacatttaacggagttaaaagttagcaggaagctagcagaagttagctcgctagtttcgctagttacctaagcatgatattgcatgttctgactgagagatttctgataaaattcaaacgtacagctctgctatcacttccaacgtAAATGacgacaggaaactaaacagcagtgacgtttgtagggttactgaagttgggctagctgatatataatgatgtgctacgtaatcgctagcgacacagctatgttagggAGTggagaattattaggcaaatgagtattttgtccacatcatcctcttcatgcatgttgtcttactccaagctgtataggctcgaaagcctactaccaattaagcatattaggtgatgtgcatctctgtaatgagaaggggtgtggtctaatgacatcaacaccctgtatcaggtgtgcataattattaggcaactttctttcctttggcaaaatgggtcaaaagaaggacttgacaggctcagaaaagtcaaaaacagtgagatatcttgcagagggatgcagcagtctcaaaattgcaaagcttctgaagcgtgatcatcgaacaatcaagcgtttcattcaaaatagtcaacagggtcgcaaaaagcgtgtggaaaaaccaaggcgcaaaataactgcccatgaactgagaaaagtcaagcgtgcagctgccaagatgccacttgccaccagtttggccatatttcagagctgcaacatcactggagtgcccaaaagcacaaggtgtgcaatactcagagacatggccaaggtaagaaaggctgaaagacgaccaccactgaacaagacacacaagctgaaacgtcaagactgggccaagaaatatctcaagactgatttttctaaggttttatggactgatgaaatgagagtgagtcttgatggaccagatggatgggcccgtggctggattggtaaagggcagagagctccagtccgactcagacgccagcaaggtggaggtggaatactggtttgggctggtatcatcaaagatgagcttgtggggcctttttgggttgaggatggagtcaagctcaactcccagtcctactgccagtttctggaagacaccttcttcaagcagtggtacaggaagaagtctgcatccttcaagaaaaacatgattttcatgcaggacaatgctccagcacacgcgtccaagtactccacagcgtggctggcaagaaagggtataaaagaagaaaaactaatgacatggcctccttgttcacctgatctgaaccccattgagaacctgtggtccatcatcaaatgtgagatttacaaggagggaaaacagtacacctctctgaacagtgtctgggaggctgtggttgctgctgcacgcaatgttgatggtgaacagatcaaaacactgacagaatccatggatggcaggcttttgagtgtccttgcaaagaaaggtggctatattggtcgctgatttgtttttgttttgtttttgaatgtcagaaatgtatatttgtgaatgtggagatgttatattggtgtcactggtaaaaataaataattgaaatgggcatatatttgttttttgttaagttgcctaataattatgcacagtaatagtcacctgcacacacagatatccccctaaaatagctaaaactaaaaacaaactaaaaactacttccaaaaacattcagctttgatattaatgagtttttttgggttcattgagaacatggttgttgttcaataataaaattgttcctcaaaaatacaacttgcctaataattctgcactccctgtatactgCAACAAGATGGGAATAGaccagctgcgagagaattcaacattaatgaatcaatggtacagaagtggaggaagcagaagaatgattttaataaagtttgatttatctgactgctttgtttcgcttaatgtgccttataatcccgtgcaccttatggtccgaaaaatacgcactgcacactgcagtttaatgttgcaaagcacctctttttaacttcagtggatattatacatggttatgctcaggatatgtcagcccatttctactggaaatgccttttggttaaactttcagcaaggaatttgcatttgcactgttacatttttataaagctttaatgtacatgaaaaccagcttcttgtttaagtgaaaataaatggaaggttgtctttttgcgctagtaatgttgtggagttgtattttgtctcgcatcaattatatcgtcagttatatcgttatcgcaaattttcaaatgtatatcgtgacaaatatttttggccatatcgccctgctctaccttTTAGGGTGGGACCCTATTATGGAGACAGCCTACAAAAAGAGTAGAGTAAACTGGGAGAGATAATCACTCCGAAGTAACTTGttcatttaatatatttatgctTTGCTTCAGTTAACAGATCGCCAGGCTGTTTCTTTGTCAGTGTGGATTCCAGGCTGCTGGTCTGAGGTCCTTACATGCGTGTGGCTACCATAATTTGTGGGTTTTATTGAAATAGCTTAGAGCTGAAgacttttgtatgtttttgtacagtggggcaaaaaagtattaagTCAGCCAcagattgtgcaagttcccccacttaaaatgatgacagaggtcagcaatttgcaccagaggtacacttcaactgtgagagacagaatgtgaaaaaaaatccatgaatccacatggtaggatttgtaaagaatttattcgtaaattagggtggaaaataagtatttggtcacctcaaacaaggaaaatctctggctctcacagacctgtaatgtcttctgtaagaagcttttctgtcccccactcgttacctgtatgaatggcacctgtttgaactcatcatctgtataaaagacacctgtccacagcctcaaacagtcagactccaaactccgccatggccaagaccaaagagctttcgaaggacaccaggaaaagtattgtagacctgca
This genomic window from Astatotilapia calliptera chromosome 16, fAstCal1.2, whole genome shotgun sequence contains:
- the LOC113008269 gene encoding trace amine-associated receptor 13c-like, which gives rise to MDTQSRAELCFPQLFNTSCKKPTTPLSQVLLFHILMPSMSLLTVTLNLLVIIAVSHFRQLHTPTNILLLSLAAADFLIGLLFMPGEILRNTVCWFLGQLTCSLYNYISFVVTSASVGDMVLISVDRYVAICDPLHYPTRITERRVKLCVCLCWLCSVFYCYMIVRDDLSQPGKHNSCFGECIIFVEFIAGFVDLVLSFIIPVTVIVFLYMRVFVVAVSQARAMRSQVTAVTLQLSVTLTAKKSELKAARTLGVLVLVFLICFCPYYIVSLFGDEFLNSASASIVFYFFLLNSCLNPLIYAMFYPWFRKAVKLIVTLQILQPGSCEVSIL